A genomic stretch from Malus domestica chromosome 15, GDT2T_hap1 includes:
- the LOC103442043 gene encoding chorismate mutase 2, producing the protein MAAESNSKSDILTLEKVREALIKQEDTIISRLIQRANFPLNSPAYDEGKFPSFPGSLLQFVVKETEALQSKVGRYENPEEHPFFPKSLPLSLLPPPANPPVLHPAAGSININEKIWEFYFDELLPLFAAPGDDGSYASAASSDLDCLQAISRRIHYGYYVAEVKFKGSPQDYEPAIRDQDRDGLMKLLTFVDVEEMVKKRVAKKAKVLGQEVSLVDNANAKTDKHNASEKYKVDPSVVSRLYEEWIMPLTKLVQVEYLLRRLD; encoded by the exons ATGGCCGCTGAATCGAACTCCAAGAGTGATATTTTGACGCTCGAGAAAGTGAGAGAGGCATTGATTAAACAAGAAGACACCATAATTTCCCGGCTGATTCAGAGAGCAAACTTCCCTTTGAATTCTCCGGCGTACGACGAAGGAAAGTTTCCATCTTTTCCTGGTTCTCTCCTTCAATTCGTTGTCAAGGAGACAGAAGCCCTCCAATCCAAG GTTGGTCGGTATGAAAATCCAGAAGAACATCCGTTTTTCCCGAAAAGTTTACCCCTTTCGTTGCTACCGCCTCCGGCAAATCCACCG GTATTGCATCCTGCTGCAGGTTCGATTAACATAAACGAAAAGATTTGGGAGTTCTATTTCGACGAATTGCTTCCTCTGTTTGCTGCCCCCGGCGACGATGGAAGCTATGCATCAGCTGCTTCTAGTGATCTTGACTGCTTACAG GCCATCTCTAGACGGATTCATTACGGATACTATGTAGCCGAGGTTAAATTCAAGGGTTCCCCTCAAGACTACGAACCAGCAATTCGCGATCAG GATAGGGACGGTTTGATGAAATTGTTGACATTTGTGGATGTGGAAGAGATGGTGAAGAAACGAGTTGCGAAGAAGGCAAAGGTGTTAGGGCAAGAAGTAAGCCTAGTTGACAATGCCAATGCTAAAACCGACAAACACAACGCAAGTGAAAAATACAAGGTTGATCCGTCGGTAGTTTCTCGCCTCTACGAAGAATGGATAATGCCGCTCACGAAGCTTGTTCAAGTTGAGTATCTCCTTCGCCGCCTAGACTAG